In a single window of the Flavobacterium sp. W4I14 genome:
- a CDS encoding hypothetical protein (product_source=COG4874; cath_funfam=3.75.10.10; cog=COG4874; pfam=PF19420; superfamily=55909), with protein sequence MNQTTNHILMIRPVDFKFNEQTAGNNKFQIASTESDVQVQALKEFDDFVTLLRKNQIDVTVVDDTLEPETPDSIFPNNWVSFHEDGSVYLYPMFSENRRLERRDDIMKILEKKFSIRIVIDISFFEFEQVYLEGTGSLVLDRINKIAYACLSVRTDQIVLDTFCANSGYSAIVFQAVDGSNYPIYHTNVMMCIGDRFAVICLDSIRDPEEKLNVTTSLKGAGKEIIEISLEQMNKFAGNMLQVSNADDESLLVMSEQAFLSLTAEQVAALEQYSRIIYAPLYTIEKNGGGSARCMLAEVHLPSKS encoded by the coding sequence ATGAACCAAACGACCAACCATATCCTCATGATCCGACCAGTTGATTTTAAATTCAACGAGCAAACGGCGGGAAATAACAAGTTTCAAATTGCCTCTACCGAAAGCGACGTACAGGTACAAGCTTTAAAAGAGTTTGATGATTTTGTTACTTTACTTAGAAAAAACCAGATTGATGTAACGGTAGTAGACGATACCTTAGAACCAGAAACACCCGACTCTATTTTCCCCAACAATTGGGTTTCTTTCCACGAAGATGGCTCTGTATATCTTTACCCAATGTTTTCTGAAAACCGCAGGTTAGAGCGGCGGGATGACATTATGAAAATATTGGAAAAGAAATTTTCTATAAGAATAGTAATTGATATCAGTTTTTTTGAATTTGAGCAGGTTTATCTTGAAGGTACAGGAAGTTTGGTATTGGATCGGATTAATAAAATTGCTTATGCTTGTTTATCAGTTAGAACAGACCAAATCGTACTTGATACCTTTTGTGCAAATTCCGGTTATAGCGCAATTGTATTCCAGGCCGTTGATGGATCAAATTACCCGATTTACCATACCAATGTAATGATGTGCATTGGCGATCGTTTTGCTGTAATCTGCCTGGATTCGATTAGAGATCCTGAAGAGAAATTGAATGTAACCACCAGTTTAAAAGGGGCTGGCAAAGAAATTATCGAAATCAGCCTGGAACAGATGAATAAATTTGCAGGCAATATGTTACAAGTTAGCAATGCAGATGACGAAAGTTTATTGGTGATGTCGGAACAGGCTTTTTTATCCTTAACTGCTGAACAGGTTGCTGCATTAGAACAATATAGCAGGATCATTTATGCACCGCTTTACACGATCGAAAAAAACGGCGGTGGCAGCGCAAGATGCATGCTGGCTGAGGTACATTTGCCGAGTAAATCGTAG
- a CDS encoding protein PhnA (product_source=KO:K06193; cog=COG2824; ko=KO:K06193; pfam=PF03831; smart=SM00782; superfamily=82057; tigrfam=TIGR00686), which produces MSLVQELQTRSGNKCELCTAETNLSVYEVPPTSNANSDNSILVCKNCLDQIEKTEQLAPNHWKILTETMWSEFAPVQVVAWRMLSRLRNEGWAADSLDILYLEDETLDWAKKTGDHEQEGTVEFHQDSNGTRLFEGDTVVLVKTLDVKGSTLSAKLGTVVKNIRLVHDNIEQIEGKVEGQTIVILTKYLRKG; this is translated from the coding sequence ATGTCTTTAGTACAAGAATTACAGACCCGCTCGGGCAATAAATGCGAATTATGCACCGCTGAAACCAATTTATCGGTATACGAAGTGCCGCCAACAAGCAATGCCAACAGCGATAACAGTATTTTAGTTTGTAAAAACTGCTTAGATCAGATTGAAAAAACGGAACAGCTTGCCCCAAATCATTGGAAAATATTAACAGAAACCATGTGGTCGGAATTTGCCCCGGTACAGGTTGTTGCCTGGAGGATGTTGAGCAGGCTAAGAAATGAAGGCTGGGCAGCAGATAGCCTGGATATTTTATACCTTGAAGATGAAACTTTGGACTGGGCTAAAAAAACCGGCGACCACGAGCAAGAAGGAACCGTAGAATTTCATCAGGACAGCAATGGCACGCGCTTATTTGAAGGCGATACCGTGGTTTTGGTTAAAACTTTAGATGTTAAAGGCTCAACTTTGAGCGCTAAGTTGGGTACCGTAGTTAAAAATATCCGATTAGTTCATGATAATATCGAACAGATTGAAGGTAAAGTTGAAGGACAAACTATTGTAATTTTAACCAAATACCTCCGCAAAGGATAA
- a CDS encoding uncharacterized membrane protein (DUF485 family) (product_source=COG3162; cog=COG3162; superfamily=81321; transmembrane_helix_parts=Inside_1_6,TMhelix_7_29,Outside_30_38,TMhelix_39_61,Inside_62_69,TMhelix_70_92,Outside_93_111,TMhelix_112_131,Inside_132_139), with protein sequence MKIFIKIILIILISCLAFVVLMYSSDFFTSIIPSWHSVISVPGLKQLIVLCLNIILPLFYLIRFRKLIKSWLFFAYIFSIIFFYYIGYLLIKHFENRLSIDIIAYSSLINELLYLISLTLLSHIIFTLYLLKKLKKTDY encoded by the coding sequence ATGAAAATATTTATAAAAATCATTCTAATTATCTTAATATCCTGCTTGGCATTCGTGGTATTAATGTATTCAAGTGATTTTTTCACTTCAATTATTCCCAGTTGGCACTCTGTAATTTCCGTTCCAGGTTTAAAACAATTAATAGTTCTCTGTTTAAATATAATTCTACCGCTATTTTACTTAATTAGATTTCGTAAGCTTATAAAAAGCTGGCTATTTTTTGCCTACATTTTTTCTATTATTTTTTTTTATTATATAGGTTATCTATTGATAAAACACTTTGAAAACAGATTAAGTATAGACATCATTGCCTATAGCAGCCTAATTAACGAATTGCTCTATTTGATATCACTTACTCTACTTTCCCATATTATCTTTACATTATATCTTTTAAAGAAATTAAAAAAGACAGATTATTAG
- a CDS encoding arginine deiminase (product_source=KO:K01478; cath_funfam=3.75.10.10; cog=COG2235; ko=KO:K01478; pfam=PF02274; superfamily=55909): protein MSEQNPNFKVSVNTEIGRLRKLLIHSPDSGLGKVVPSKAQDWLFEDIVHLDTIRKGEYDYYIKLLMYFLDPDKIKGKLAEIDSEASNRNFYKPNHPDFHNSQSVIEIQNLLSEMLENESIRKKLVAAVCAIEGCTYKVQLELSNTDPKQLAEIFISGTLANDTMIFAPIPNLIFTRDVGTTINNHILLNKPAKKARVRETLLMRYIFFNHPLFEDYRNNILEIPDVTMHFLRPGDEPAFSTTLEGGDVMMVSPNHVLIGCSERTSEHGANEAIKLLFDQDVVEKVTVVKIPSKRDYMHLDTVFTQVKRNTWVILNSIAHSPKYNPYEPINFLKEPEKLEATTAIQFTKANPQEPKHFEHVEALLNDISQNDLKSTEPTKIIYSGNNQFPYDSREQWTDSCNLLAIKEGVVLGYDRNDKTVEAFKAAGFNVVDVKDLIQDLESGKVNAETITDTLILMPSAELSRARGGFHCMSLPILRDNLVQ, encoded by the coding sequence ATGAGCGAGCAGAACCCCAATTTTAAAGTGAGCGTAAACACCGAAATCGGCAGATTGCGTAAATTATTAATACATAGTCCTGATAGTGGATTAGGCAAAGTTGTACCCTCTAAGGCACAAGATTGGCTTTTCGAAGATATTGTACATTTAGATACCATCCGTAAAGGCGAATACGATTATTATATTAAACTGCTGATGTATTTCCTTGATCCTGATAAGATTAAAGGAAAACTGGCAGAAATAGATTCGGAGGCATCCAACCGTAATTTTTACAAACCCAACCACCCCGATTTTCACAATTCTCAATCGGTAATCGAGATTCAGAACCTGTTAAGCGAAATGTTGGAGAACGAATCCATCCGTAAAAAACTGGTTGCTGCTGTTTGTGCGATTGAAGGCTGTACCTATAAGGTTCAGCTGGAATTAAGCAATACCGATCCAAAGCAGTTGGCCGAGATTTTTATCTCCGGAACATTGGCCAACGATACGATGATTTTTGCACCCATCCCCAATTTAATTTTCACCAGGGATGTGGGTACAACGATTAACAACCATATCCTGTTAAACAAACCGGCAAAAAAAGCCCGTGTTCGCGAAACACTTTTAATGCGTTATATTTTCTTTAACCATCCTTTGTTTGAGGACTACCGCAATAATATCCTCGAAATTCCGGATGTGACCATGCACTTTTTACGCCCAGGCGATGAACCTGCTTTCAGCACCACTTTAGAAGGTGGAGACGTGATGATGGTAAGCCCAAACCATGTATTGATCGGTTGTAGCGAAAGAACCTCTGAACATGGTGCCAACGAAGCGATTAAATTATTGTTCGATCAGGATGTGGTAGAGAAAGTTACGGTTGTAAAAATACCAAGCAAACGCGATTATATGCACCTGGACACTGTTTTTACACAGGTTAAACGCAATACCTGGGTAATTTTGAATTCGATTGCCCATTCGCCCAAATATAATCCTTACGAGCCGATCAACTTTTTAAAAGAACCCGAAAAATTGGAAGCTACCACAGCTATTCAGTTTACAAAAGCGAATCCACAGGAGCCGAAACATTTCGAACATGTAGAAGCTTTACTAAACGACATTAGCCAGAACGATTTAAAAAGCACTGAACCAACCAAAATCATCTACAGCGGAAATAATCAGTTCCCTTACGATTCGCGGGAGCAATGGACTGACTCTTGTAACCTTTTAGCCATTAAAGAAGGCGTTGTTTTAGGCTACGATAGAAACGATAAAACCGTTGAAGCCTTTAAAGCTGCCGGTTTTAATGTGGTGGATGTGAAAGATTTGATCCAAGATTTAGAAAGTGGCAAAGTAAATGCCGAAACCATAACCGATACTTTGATTTTAATGCCTTCGGCAGAATTATCACGTGCACGTGGTGGTTTCCATTGTATGAGTTTGCCGATACTCAGGGATAATTTAGTTCAATAG
- a CDS encoding putative membrane protein YfcA (product_source=COG0730; cog=COG0730; ko=KO:K07090; pfam=PF01925; transmembrane_helix_parts=Inside_1_6,TMhelix_7_29,Outside_30_43,TMhelix_44_63,Inside_64_74,TMhelix_75_97,Outside_98_100,TMhelix_101_120,Inside_121_136,TMhelix_137_154,Outside_155_158,TMhelix_159_178,Inside_179_190,TMhelix_191_213,Outside_214_232,TMhelix_233_250,Inside_251_255), with product MVVNELILLCLVAFAAGFIDAIVGGGGLLQTPAILLILPHYPVATLLGTTKIPSMAGTTLAAFKYSKQVRFNYKVLAACVATAFCAALLGAFLVSRIDNSVIKPVILVVLILVALYTYFNKQFGIHQEKTHSLKQQVLVAGLFGILIGFYDGLIGPGTGSFLILVFIAVLGFDFIGASAHAKIVNMATNLAAIVYFSSTGHILFQYAIPMALFNLTGAFFGTKLALLKGNKFVRVFFLIVVFGTILRFAYDALLK from the coding sequence TTGGTGGTTAACGAACTGATTTTACTTTGCCTGGTGGCTTTTGCTGCCGGTTTTATAGATGCTATTGTAGGTGGCGGCGGTTTATTACAAACTCCGGCCATTTTACTTATTTTGCCCCATTATCCTGTTGCCACGCTTTTAGGCACTACCAAAATCCCATCTATGGCGGGTACAACGCTCGCCGCTTTCAAATATTCGAAACAGGTTCGGTTTAATTATAAAGTGCTTGCAGCATGTGTGGCAACTGCATTTTGTGCTGCACTTTTGGGCGCGTTTCTGGTAAGCAGGATCGATAATTCGGTAATCAAACCTGTAATTCTGGTCGTACTCATTTTAGTTGCACTTTATACTTACTTTAATAAACAATTTGGTATCCACCAGGAGAAAACCCATTCGCTTAAACAACAGGTTTTAGTGGCCGGTTTATTTGGGATATTGATCGGTTTTTATGATGGTTTAATCGGGCCAGGCACAGGATCTTTTCTGATTTTGGTTTTCATTGCGGTTTTGGGCTTCGATTTTATTGGCGCCAGTGCACATGCCAAAATTGTAAATATGGCGACTAATCTGGCAGCCATTGTCTATTTCAGTTCTACAGGGCATATTCTGTTTCAATACGCTATACCGATGGCGCTTTTTAACCTAACCGGTGCTTTCTTCGGTACAAAACTGGCTTTGCTTAAAGGAAATAAATTTGTCCGTGTATTTTTTCTGATCGTTGTTTTTGGAACAATTTTAAGATTTGCTTATGATGCTTTATTAAAATAA
- a CDS encoding arginine decarboxylase (product_source=KO:K01585; cath_funfam=3.20.20.10; cog=COG1166; ko=KO:K01585; pfam=PF00278,PF02784; superfamily=51419), producing MQSYSEFLDLSVGFPQEGFDVIDDELYFQDLNLMEMIETYGTPLRFTYLPMVSKKIQQAKILFQTAILKNNYRGDYKYCYCTKSSHFKHIVEEALKNNIHLETSSAFDMPMVDALEKKGVLTKDTTIICNGFKTYQYKQYIIDMLHDGYTNIIPVLDNKEEFNLFDDEVDIDTPCNLGIRIAAEEQPDSQFYTSRLGVRMEDIIDFYNNKIVHNPNFRVKLLHFFINSGITDSPYYWNELEKYVTLYCKFKKINPDLDTLDIGGGMPFKDSLVFDFDYEYMVNEIVKRIKEICAIHDVMEPDIITEFGKYTVAEASGILYKVLGRKQQNDRERWLMLDGSFITNLPDVWALNQKYILLPINNWDAEYERVNLGGITCDGQDYYNQEAHMNSVFMPKTRKVQYLGFFHTGAYQEVLSGYGGIHHCLLPSPKHVLIRRNRDESFNFEVFGEEQNSKQVLKILGY from the coding sequence ATGCAGAGTTACTCAGAATTTCTTGATTTAAGTGTTGGTTTCCCTCAAGAGGGTTTCGATGTTATAGATGATGAATTATATTTTCAGGATTTAAACCTGATGGAAATGATCGAAACCTACGGTACTCCCCTACGTTTCACGTACTTACCAATGGTGAGCAAGAAGATTCAGCAGGCGAAGATCCTTTTCCAAACCGCTATTTTAAAGAACAATTATCGTGGTGATTATAAATATTGCTACTGTACAAAAAGCTCGCATTTTAAGCATATTGTAGAAGAAGCTTTAAAAAACAACATCCACCTGGAAACTTCTTCGGCTTTCGATATGCCTATGGTTGATGCGCTGGAGAAAAAAGGTGTGTTAACGAAAGATACCACCATTATCTGTAACGGCTTTAAAACCTACCAGTACAAACAATATATCATTGATATGTTGCATGATGGTTATACCAATATTATCCCGGTTTTAGATAACAAAGAAGAGTTTAATCTTTTTGATGATGAGGTTGATATTGATACCCCTTGTAATTTAGGGATCCGTATTGCAGCTGAAGAGCAGCCAGACTCGCAATTCTATACTTCGCGTTTAGGCGTACGTATGGAAGACATTATTGATTTTTACAACAACAAAATCGTTCACAACCCAAATTTCAGGGTTAAATTATTGCACTTTTTCATTAACTCGGGTATTACCGATTCGCCATATTACTGGAACGAATTAGAGAAATACGTAACGCTTTATTGTAAATTCAAAAAAATCAATCCTGATTTAGATACCTTGGATATTGGTGGTGGTATGCCATTTAAAGATTCGTTGGTTTTCGATTTCGATTACGAATACATGGTAAACGAAATTGTAAAAAGGATTAAAGAAATCTGCGCCATCCACGACGTAATGGAACCAGATATTATTACCGAATTTGGTAAATATACGGTTGCTGAGGCTTCTGGTATCCTTTATAAAGTATTGGGCCGTAAACAACAGAATGACCGTGAGCGTTGGTTAATGCTGGATGGCTCTTTTATCACCAATTTACCTGATGTTTGGGCATTAAATCAAAAATACATTTTATTGCCAATTAACAATTGGGATGCTGAATATGAACGGGTTAACTTAGGCGGTATTACCTGCGATGGACAGGATTATTACAACCAGGAGGCACACATGAACAGTGTATTTATGCCAAAAACGCGTAAGGTGCAGTATTTAGGATTCTTCCATACTGGTGCTTACCAGGAGGTATTGAGTGGTTATGGTGGTATTCACCACTGTTTATTGCCAAGCCCGAAACATGTTTTGATCCGCAGAAACCGTGATGAAAGTTTCAATTTCGAAGTTTTTGGAGAAGAACAAAATAGCAAGCAGGTATTGAAGATTCTAGGTTACTAA
- a CDS encoding arginyl-tRNA synthetase (product_source=KO:K01887; cath_funfam=1.10.730.10,3.30.1360.70,3.40.50.620; cog=COG0018; ko=KO:K01887; pfam=PF00750,PF03485,PF05746; smart=SM00836,SM01016; superfamily=47323,52374,55190; tigrfam=TIGR00456) has product MNFIIAETQKAIFELYKEEVAESVINIQETRKEFEGQATIVVFPITKISKKSPEQTATEIGEYLIANVTDITKFNVVKGFLNLSIAESYFLKQFNEEILSPDFGVYAPNGKKVMVEYSSPNTNKPLHLGHVRNNLLGYSVSELLKAYGYDVVKVNLVNDRGIHICKSMLAWQKWGNGETPESTGLKGDHLVGKYYVIFDKEYKKEIDALKAEGQTEEDAKKNAPLIKEAQQMLLKWEQGDEEVVSLWKTMNEWVYAGFNVTYKNLGVDFDKFYYESNTYLLGKGTVDEGLAKGVFFKKEDGSVWIDLTADGLDQKLVLRADGTSVYITQDLGTAEMKHDDFNMDESIYVVGNEQDYHFKVLFLILEKLGKSWAKGLYHLSYGMVDLPNGKMKSREGTVVDADELIESMVTTAREKTEELGKTNDFSEEDKAELYKNIGLGALKYFLLKVEPKKRLLFNPAESIDFQGNTGPFIQYTHARIKSLLSKSDYQFAVCSEQFSGISDVELEMILQLAKYPAEIAIAAKAYSPASLANYLYELAKLFNKFYHEVPPIVKTEEGEVKQFRLNLSKKTADIIHAGMLILGITSPERM; this is encoded by the coding sequence ATGAATTTTATTATTGCCGAAACGCAGAAAGCCATTTTTGAACTTTATAAGGAAGAAGTAGCCGAAAGTGTAATCAACATACAAGAAACACGTAAAGAATTTGAAGGACAGGCAACAATTGTTGTTTTTCCGATCACGAAAATTTCAAAAAAATCGCCAGAACAAACTGCTACTGAAATTGGCGAATATTTGATTGCAAATGTAACCGATATTACTAAATTTAATGTGGTTAAAGGCTTTTTGAACTTAAGCATTGCCGAAAGTTATTTCTTAAAACAATTTAACGAAGAAATTTTATCGCCTGATTTTGGCGTGTATGCACCGAATGGAAAAAAGGTAATGGTAGAATATTCGTCGCCAAATACCAATAAACCGCTTCACCTGGGGCACGTGCGTAATAACCTTTTGGGTTACTCGGTTTCTGAGCTGCTTAAAGCTTACGGTTACGATGTGGTAAAGGTAAACCTGGTTAACGATCGTGGGATCCACATCTGTAAATCGATGCTGGCCTGGCAAAAATGGGGCAATGGCGAAACACCCGAAAGTACTGGCTTAAAAGGCGATCATTTGGTTGGAAAATACTACGTAATTTTTGATAAAGAGTACAAAAAAGAAATCGATGCTTTAAAAGCGGAAGGACAAACAGAAGAAGATGCCAAGAAAAATGCACCATTAATTAAAGAAGCGCAACAAATGCTTTTGAAATGGGAGCAAGGGGATGAGGAAGTAGTTTCGCTTTGGAAAACCATGAACGAATGGGTTTACGCTGGTTTTAACGTAACGTATAAAAACCTTGGGGTAGATTTTGATAAATTCTATTACGAAAGTAATACCTACCTATTAGGAAAAGGTACGGTTGATGAAGGTTTGGCCAAAGGCGTTTTCTTTAAAAAGGAAGATGGTTCGGTATGGATCGATTTAACTGCCGACGGTTTAGACCAGAAGCTGGTTTTACGTGCTGATGGAACTTCGGTTTACATTACACAGGATTTAGGTACTGCCGAAATGAAACACGACGATTTCAATATGGATGAGTCGATTTATGTGGTAGGAAATGAGCAGGATTACCATTTCAAAGTGTTATTCCTGATTTTAGAGAAACTGGGCAAAAGCTGGGCAAAAGGTTTATATCATTTATCGTACGGAATGGTCGATCTGCCAAACGGTAAGATGAAAAGCCGCGAAGGAACTGTTGTAGATGCCGACGAGTTGATTGAAAGCATGGTAACTACGGCCCGCGAAAAAACAGAAGAATTAGGTAAGACCAACGATTTTAGTGAAGAAGATAAAGCAGAACTGTATAAAAATATAGGTTTAGGGGCGTTAAAATATTTCCTTTTAAAGGTTGAACCTAAGAAACGTTTGTTGTTCAATCCTGCTGAAAGTATCGATTTTCAGGGTAATACAGGTCCATTTATCCAATACACACATGCGCGGATTAAATCGCTGTTGAGCAAGTCTGATTATCAGTTTGCAGTTTGCAGTGAGCAATTTTCAGGAATATCGGATGTAGAATTGGAAATGATTCTGCAATTGGCAAAATATCCTGCAGAGATTGCTATTGCCGCTAAGGCCTACAGCCCGGCGAGTTTGGCCAACTATTTATACGAACTGGCTAAGCTGTTCAACAAGTTTTACCATGAGGTACCGCCAATTGTAAAAACAGAAGAAGGTGAAGTTAAACAGTTCCGTTTAAACCTGAGTAAAAAAACGGCTGATATTATTCATGCCGGAATGTTGATTTTAGGGATTACTTCGCCAGAGCGAATGTAG
- a CDS encoding uncharacterized protein YecE (DUF72 family) (product_source=COG1801; cath_funfam=3.20.20.410; cog=COG1801; pfam=PF01904; superfamily=117396), which yields MKFGQVEDPTIIDYTLPADAPETAGILAANKPKQSFQAYVGCAKWNKADLKGFYPKGTKDELTYYSTQFNSIELNATFYGMPSREQVITWTQKTPADFKFFPKLTNTISHFKRLINVKEPVEQYCDAISNFEDKLGMAFLQLHDNFKPKDFERLKIVINEFPKVIPLGVEVRNEEWFSNPAIANEFAQLFQENGVANIIVDTAGRRDMLHMRLTSPTAFVRFVGANDDDIDKKRLDDWIERIVSWKAQGLQNLYFFVHQNVELSSPLFSAYFTEKLNKAVGTDLKIPVMANQASPSLF from the coding sequence ATGAAATTCGGCCAAGTAGAAGACCCAACTATTATAGATTATACCCTTCCTGCTGATGCTCCTGAAACAGCAGGAATTTTAGCAGCAAATAAACCTAAACAATCTTTCCAGGCCTATGTGGGTTGCGCCAAATGGAACAAGGCCGATTTAAAGGGTTTTTATCCAAAAGGAACTAAGGATGAATTGACTTACTATTCTACTCAATTTAATTCTATTGAGCTTAATGCCACATTTTATGGTATGCCAAGCCGTGAACAAGTAATCACCTGGACACAAAAAACACCTGCAGATTTTAAGTTTTTCCCAAAACTGACCAATACCATCAGTCACTTTAAAAGGTTGATCAACGTTAAAGAACCTGTAGAACAGTATTGCGATGCCATCAGTAATTTTGAAGATAAATTAGGAATGGCTTTTCTTCAATTGCACGATAACTTTAAACCTAAAGATTTTGAAAGGCTAAAAATTGTAATCAACGAATTCCCAAAAGTAATTCCTTTGGGTGTTGAAGTGAGAAATGAAGAATGGTTTTCAAATCCGGCCATTGCCAACGAATTTGCACAATTATTTCAGGAAAATGGTGTAGCCAATATTATTGTTGATACTGCGGGGAGAAGAGATATGCTGCATATGCGTTTAACTTCGCCCACCGCCTTTGTGCGTTTTGTTGGCGCAAACGATGATGACATAGATAAAAAACGCTTAGACGATTGGATTGAAAGAATTGTGAGCTGGAAGGCGCAAGGTTTACAAAACTTATATTTCTTTGTTCACCAGAATGTAGAACTTTCCTCTCCGTTGTTTTCCGCCTATTTTACAGAGAAACTGAATAAAGCTGTAGGAACTGATTTAAAAATCCCGGTAATGGCTAAT